The Burkholderia ambifaria AMMD genome has a segment encoding these proteins:
- a CDS encoding RES family NAD+ phosphorylase: protein MPIEAQSWPTTVVDWAPAYRVIPTRFPAINLFDRVASAEDFDALYALESLTNDRIRNEVGTLELVPPAERRYGQGWGPIMAAFTHLNPQGSRFSDGSYGVFYCGRSRDTAIAETRYHSGLFMSATKEPPMRQQMRLYTVYAHGEVADVRTWPQRSPALLDPLDYSAGQALGRAVRHAGGAGIVYPSVRDAGGECLAAFRTTLLRDCHHAAYLEYNWNGSAIDAVFELNQVG from the coding sequence ATGCCGATCGAAGCGCAATCCTGGCCCACGACCGTCGTCGACTGGGCGCCTGCCTATCGCGTGATTCCCACCCGTTTCCCCGCCATCAACCTGTTCGATCGCGTCGCGTCCGCGGAGGATTTCGATGCGCTCTATGCGCTCGAATCGCTGACGAACGACCGCATCCGCAACGAAGTCGGCACGCTCGAGCTCGTGCCGCCGGCCGAGCGTCGCTACGGCCAGGGCTGGGGGCCGATCATGGCCGCGTTCACCCACCTGAATCCGCAGGGCAGCCGCTTTTCCGACGGCAGCTACGGCGTGTTCTACTGCGGGCGGTCGCGCGATACGGCGATCGCCGAAACGCGCTATCACAGCGGGCTGTTCATGTCCGCGACGAAGGAGCCGCCGATGCGCCAGCAGATGCGGCTCTACACGGTGTACGCGCACGGCGAAGTCGCCGACGTGCGCACATGGCCGCAGCGCAGCCCGGCGCTGCTCGATCCGCTCGACTACAGCGCGGGGCAGGCGCTCGGGCGCGCGGTGCGCCATGCGGGCGGCGCGGGCATCGTCTATCCGTCGGTGCGCGACGCAGGCGGCGAATGTCTCGCGGCGTTTCGCACGACGCTGCTGCGCGACTGTCATCACGCGGCGTATCTCGAATACAACTGGAACGGTTCCGCGATCGATGCGGTGTTCGAGTTGAACCAGGTGGGCTAG
- a CDS encoding metallophosphoesterase: protein MTPPLCHHPANAAGRDFVVGDLHGCVDVLRALLHDIGFDPACDRLFSVGDLVDRGPASETTLTLLDRPWCHVVRGNHEEVLSLVSRGKLPPDAWRGIGGDWGADLPPERLHAHAARVDALPLVRVVGDGAARFNVLHAEFFGPDAELDTGSYSHDVRERLMWGRDLVQGLADPALQAGLSLTCTGHTPVRAPQRIGAQWFIDTGAFAPSGRLTIVEPRTGDMWSLTQADARARHAGELPLP from the coding sequence ATGACACCCCCCCTCTGCCACCATCCCGCGAACGCGGCCGGCCGCGACTTCGTCGTCGGCGATCTGCATGGCTGCGTGGATGTGCTGCGCGCGCTGCTGCACGACATCGGCTTCGATCCGGCTTGCGACCGGCTGTTCTCGGTCGGCGATCTCGTCGATCGCGGCCCCGCGTCCGAAACCACGCTCACGCTGCTCGACCGCCCGTGGTGCCATGTGGTGCGCGGCAATCACGAAGAAGTGCTGAGCCTCGTGTCGCGCGGCAAGCTGCCGCCCGATGCATGGCGCGGGATCGGCGGCGACTGGGGCGCCGATCTCCCGCCGGAACGGCTGCATGCGCATGCGGCGCGCGTCGACGCGCTGCCGCTCGTGCGCGTGGTCGGCGACGGCGCCGCGCGCTTCAACGTGCTGCATGCGGAATTCTTCGGTCCGGACGCGGAACTCGACACCGGCAGCTATTCGCACGACGTGCGCGAGCGGCTGATGTGGGGGCGCGACCTGGTCCAGGGGCTCGCCGACCCGGCGCTGCAGGCCGGCCTGTCGCTGACCTGCACCGGTCATACGCCCGTGCGCGCGCCGCAGCGCATCGGCGCGCAATGGTTCATCGATACCGGCGCTTTCGCACCGTCCGGACGCCTGACGATCGTCGAACCGCGCACGGGCGACATGTGGTCGCTCACCCAGGCCGACGCGCGCGCCCGTCACGCGGGCGAGTTGCCGCTGCCGTAG
- a CDS encoding DUF1345 domain-containing protein, whose amino-acid sequence MTLYPQVLRNRPRMVAAFVAGVACAVLLPLQLRPTARVLIGWDCTVWLYLVLMWVRMVTAHHHKVREVAIREDENATTVLTVICLATVASVAAIAIELATAKSVGFRAGLGHYAITAATLFGAWFLIPTIFTLHYARLYYGSPTGDRWLRFPDRNPEPDYWDFLYFSFTIAVASQTADVSLANRSARRAVLAQSILSFYFNMAVLGLSINVAAGLLS is encoded by the coding sequence ATGACGCTTTATCCGCAGGTATTACGCAACCGGCCGCGCATGGTCGCCGCCTTCGTCGCGGGCGTGGCGTGCGCGGTGCTGCTGCCGCTCCAGTTGCGGCCGACCGCGCGCGTGCTGATCGGCTGGGATTGCACGGTCTGGCTGTATCTCGTGCTGATGTGGGTGCGCATGGTCACCGCGCATCATCACAAGGTGCGCGAAGTCGCGATCCGCGAGGACGAGAACGCGACGACCGTGCTGACCGTCATCTGCCTCGCGACGGTCGCGAGCGTCGCCGCGATCGCGATCGAGCTCGCGACCGCGAAGAGCGTCGGCTTTCGCGCGGGGCTCGGCCATTACGCGATCACGGCCGCGACGCTGTTCGGCGCGTGGTTCCTGATTCCGACGATCTTCACGCTGCACTACGCGCGGCTCTATTACGGCTCGCCGACCGGCGATCGCTGGCTGCGCTTTCCCGATCGCAACCCCGAGCCCGACTACTGGGATTTCCTGTATTTCTCGTTCACGATCGCGGTCGCGTCGCAGACGGCCGACGTGTCGCTCGCGAACCGCTCCGCGCGCCGCGCGGTGCTCGCGCAGTCGATCCTGTCGTTCTACTTCAACATGGCCGTGCTCGGGCTATCGATCAATGTCGCGGCGGGGTTGCTGAGCTGA
- a CDS encoding ABC transporter substrate-binding protein, whose product MKRLIAAVSIALLAVSAGPAAAKDWTTLRFGTDASYAPFESKAPDGKLVGFDIDLGNEICARLKAKCVWLENDFDGMIPALKAKKFDAVLSSMSITPQRAEQIGFTTKIYNQPTRLVVKKGSSLLPTAESLKGKSIGVEQGTTQEAYAKAYWAKQGANVVSYQNQDGVYADLTSGRLDAALQDEVQAAIGFLKSPRGAGYQFVGPELIDEKVLGIGAGIGLRKEDTDLKAKIDRAILDMVKDGTYKRLASKYFDFDIYGG is encoded by the coding sequence ATGAAGAGACTGATTGCCGCCGTTTCGATCGCCCTGCTCGCGGTATCGGCGGGTCCCGCCGCCGCGAAGGACTGGACCACGCTGCGCTTCGGCACCGACGCCAGCTATGCACCGTTCGAATCGAAGGCGCCCGACGGCAAGCTCGTCGGCTTCGACATCGATCTCGGCAACGAAATCTGCGCGCGGCTGAAGGCGAAGTGCGTGTGGCTGGAGAACGATTTCGACGGCATGATCCCGGCGCTGAAGGCGAAGAAGTTCGACGCGGTGCTGTCGTCGATGTCGATCACGCCGCAACGCGCGGAACAGATCGGCTTCACGACGAAGATCTACAACCAGCCGACGCGGCTCGTCGTGAAGAAGGGTTCATCGCTGCTGCCGACGGCCGAATCGCTGAAGGGCAAGTCGATCGGCGTCGAGCAAGGCACGACGCAGGAAGCGTATGCGAAGGCGTACTGGGCGAAGCAAGGCGCGAACGTCGTGTCGTACCAGAACCAGGACGGCGTGTATGCGGACCTCACGTCGGGCCGCCTGGACGCCGCGCTGCAGGACGAGGTGCAGGCCGCGATCGGGTTCCTGAAGTCGCCGCGCGGCGCGGGCTACCAGTTCGTCGGGCCCGAACTCATCGACGAGAAGGTGCTCGGCATCGGCGCCGGCATCGGGCTGCGCAAGGAAGACACCGACCTGAAGGCGAAGATCGACCGCGCGATCCTCGACATGGTCAAGGACGGCACCTACAAGCGGCTCGCGTCGAAGTACTTCGACTTCGATATCTACGGCGGCTGA
- a CDS encoding MbcA/ParS/Xre antitoxin family protein: MTQPAFDPYSAPRQASVAQMSAAGLRAFFNIARDWELTIDEQIVLLGSPGRSTFFKWKAAPESARLPRDTLERLSLLLGIYKALQILLPQPAAADTWVKRPNDAAPFGGKRALDRMLAGNVGDLVAVRQYLDAMRGGWA; the protein is encoded by the coding sequence ATGACACAGCCCGCCTTCGATCCGTATTCCGCCCCGCGGCAGGCTTCGGTCGCGCAGATGTCGGCGGCCGGCCTGCGTGCGTTCTTCAACATCGCGCGCGACTGGGAGCTGACGATCGACGAACAGATCGTGCTGCTCGGGTCGCCCGGCCGTTCGACGTTCTTCAAGTGGAAGGCAGCGCCGGAATCGGCGCGCCTGCCGCGCGACACGCTCGAGCGGCTATCGCTGCTGCTCGGCATCTACAAGGCGCTGCAGATCCTGCTGCCGCAGCCGGCTGCCGCCGATACCTGGGTCAAGCGGCCCAACGACGCCGCGCCGTTCGGCGGCAAGCGCGCGCTCGACCGGATGCTCGCCGGCAACGTCGGCGATCTGGTCGCCGTCCGGCAATATCTCGACGCGATGCGAGGTGGCTGGGCGTGA